GGGGTCTGGGCCATCGGCCTGCTCGCGGGCGGCTACACGATCTACGGCGGGCTGAAGGCCGTCGTCTGGTCCGACATGCTCCAGGGCATCGCGCTGCTCGGGGGAGGAGCCGTGCTGTTCTTCCTGGCCATGGACGCCGTGGGTGGATTCGGTGCCTTCCTGTCCGCGAACGAGGACAGGCTCCACCTGATGCTGCCGGCCGATCATCCGACGCTCCCGTGGACGATCTACATCATGGGCATCTGGGTCCCGAACATCGCGTACTGGGGGCTGAACCAGTTCATCTCCCAGCGGGCGCTGGCCGCGCGGAGTCTGGCCGAGGGCCAGAAGGGCGTGATCTTCGCGGCGTTTCTCAAGCTGCTGATCCCGTTCCTGATCGTGCTGCCCGGGATCGCGGCGTATCAGCTCTACGCCGACCGGATCGCGATCGGAGATCAGGCATATCCCACGCTCATGACCGATCTGCTGCCCACGGGCCTTCGCGGCGTCATGTTCGCGGCCCTCTTCGGGGCGGTGATGAGCTCGCTGGACTCCATGCTGAACTCGGCGTCCACGATCTTCACGCTGGACATCTACTCGCGCCACGTCGTGACGGAGGAGCTCGAACCCCGCAGGGCGATCCGCATCGGCAGGATCGCGACCGGCGTCTTCGTCGTGATCGGCTGCCTGCTGGCGCCCCAGCTCGCGTCGGTCGGGGGGATCTACGAGTACATGCAGCGCGTCTGGAACTTCATCTGGCCGGGCATCCTCGCGGTCTTCCTCATGGGGATGATCCTGCCCAGGGCCCCCTCGCGGGCGGCGACGGTGGCGCTCCTGATCGGCCCGGTGGCGTACGGGCTGCTGACGGTGGTGCTCGATGTGTTTTTCGACTCGCAGGCGTACCTGAACGCCGCGGCCGGAGCGTTCGTGCTGTCGAGCCTCGCCATGATCGTCGGGTCGCGCGTGCGCCCGCTGAGAGCGGCTCGGTCACTGCCGCAGTCCAATGCCGTCGATCTGGCACCCGCGCCCTCGGCGAGGTGGGCGGGCGCGGTGGTGGTGATACTGACCGTGGGGCTCTACGTGGTGTTCTGGTAGGAGGCGACGGGCGACGCACTTCTTCGGCGCTTCAGTCCCCCGCAAACCCGACTCGGACATGACTTCCGTCGCAGAAAGGCTTGTTCTCCGAAGCCCCGCAGCGACAAAGAGCGATGCGTGTGTCCCTGAGCAAGACCTCGCCCTCCCCTGTGACGATCTCCAGGTCACCGCGAAGGTAGACCGGACCGTTCCGCTCTATGATCGCGGTATTCCGCTCGGGCGTGGGCTCGGTGTGTTCGCCGTCGCTTCGCTCCAGATGCAGGGCACCCGTCGGACAACGCATGATCACCTGGAGGAGCTGTTCCGCCTCGGCGCAGTCGGGATCGATCCAGGGCTTTCGGCCCGGGTCGAACACATCGGGCAGGCCGTGAACGCATTCGGCGGCGTGGATACATCTCCTCACATCGTAACTCACGGCCGCCTTTTCGCCGGAGTAGTGCAGAATCTTCGATTTCATCGGCTTGGCCCTCCTTGGCTCTTCCGCGCAATGCTAACCATCTTCTACGTGGCGGCGGGTCGACTGATTCCGTCGCGCCAGAATAACAGGGACCCGCGGCTGGAGCGCCAGACAGGATGGACGACTCAACCGACCCGGGTCGCACGCGCGATACCGAATCCACCGTCTCCGACGAGGAAGCCGGCTTCGATGTCCTGGAGGGTTTTCGGCGCTTCTCGCAGAGGGACGACATCTTCTGCCGTTCGTTCTGGGACCCGGAGGTGCGGACGCACCGCTCGGACATGTTCTACGAGACCTACCGCACGCCCAAGCTGACCTGGCGTGCCGTCGACGGCTTCACCCAGCGTGACTACGCGCTTCGCAACGCATCGTGGCACGTGACGGACATCTTTGCCGAGCTGCGTGGAGACGACGATCGCCGCGAGGGTTTTCTGGATCCGTACACCGCCGTCCGCGAGGGCCCGGGCCACACGCTGCCGGTGGAATCTCCCGAGGAGGCGGCGCGCGAGATCAAGCACGCCGCGAAGACCCTGGGCGCCGACCTGGTTGGGATCACCGGCAACGACGAGCGGTGGCTCTACACACACGCCTACAGCCGCGAGAACGAGCACGAGAAGCCGCAGGAGATCTCTACCGATCTCGGAAACGTGATCGTGATCGCGCAATCCATGGACCGGGAAGTCCTCAGCACTGCCCCCTCCGCGCTGAGCGGCACCGCGACGGGAGCCACCTATTCGCGCGACACCATCGTGCTGCTGGCCATCGCGCAGTACATCATCAATCTCGGCTACCGCGCCGTGGCCAGCATGAACGACTCGGCACTGGCCATCCCGCTCGCCATCAAGGCCGGACTGGGCGAGTACGGGCGCCACGGCCTCCTGATCACCCGCGAGTACGACCCCGGGTCCGGCTCGGCAAGATCTTCACCGACATGCCGCTCGCCCACGACCGGCCCATCCGGTTCGGCGTGAAGGAGACGTGCGACATCTGCCGCGCGTGCACGAACAGCTGCCCCGCGAAGGCCATCGACGACGGCGAGCCGTCCACCGTGGTCCACAACCGGTCGAACATCCAGGGCATCCGCAAATGGACCACGGACGCCGAGAAGTGCTTCCGCTTCTGGGCCAACCAGAACACCGACTGCTCGATCTGCGTGCGCGTCTGCCCCTACAACCGCGACTATCGCCACCTGTGGAGCCGAGTCTGGCGATGGCTGGCGGGCACCCCGCTCCGGCGCCTCGCGCTCTGGCTGGACCGGGTCAGCGGACGGGGCGAGCGCCTGAAGCCGTCCAGTTGGTGGAGCGCCGCGGGATAACCCGGACCGGCGCGGCCGGAACGCGGCCTAGGGAAGCCCGAGCGCGATGAGCTCGGGCGGATGCTCTCTGCCGCCGATGGCCACGACGATGAACTGCTTCCCGTCGTGCATGTACGACATGGGGCCTCCCGTCGTACCCGCGTCCAACTCGATCTCCCGGACCACGTCTCCCGTGGCCTTGTCCCAGGCGCGGAAGCTCCTGCCCCACATGTTCGCCTGGACGCCCCCGAACACTCCCTGGCCTCCTTCGCCCATGAACAGGAGCGTCTTCGTGACGAGCGCCACGGGCCGGCTGGCGACGCCGAGCGGCGGGACGTCCGTACCGCGGAGAGCGGGGTGATCTCTCGGGCCATCCCCGTTCGCCTTCATCCAGACGTGCTCGCCCCGGTGCATGTCGATCGCCGTGATCCGGCCCCACGGCGGCTTCGTGATCGGCAGCCCGTCGATGTAGGGCGCGTCCCGGTTCGGGCTCCAGTACTCCATCTCCGACGTCGGGTCGGTGGCCTTCACGAGACGGTACACGCGCGGGATCGTGTGCGCGAACGCGTAGTACATGCCGGTTTCGGGATCGAACGCGCCCGTGTTCCAGTTTCCCGCCCCCCACGATCCGGGCACCATCAGCGTTCCCTTCTTGCCGCCCGGTTCCTCGCTTACCAGCGACGGCGGGGTGAAGATCGGGCCGAGGACGAACGAGTCGGCCACCGCGCGCGCCCGCTCCCGGAGCTCCGGAAATTCGATGAGGTCGTCGAGGGTGAGGCCGTGCCTGGCGAACGGCGCCGGCTTGGTGGGAAATGGCTGCGTTGCGGAGGTGTGCTCGCCCGGAACCGTGGACTGGGGCACGGGACGCTCCTCGATCGGCCATACCGGCTCGCCGGTCACTCGGTCGAAGACGTAGAGGAAGCCCGTCTTGCTCGGCTGCATGACGGCCTGGATGCGGCGACCGTCCACCACGATCTCGCCCAGCGTCGGCGGACCCACGGTGTCGTACTCCCACACGTCGTGGTGCACCATCTGGAAGTGCCATACCCGCTCCCCTGTCGCGACGTCGATCGCCACCAGGCTGTTGGAGAACAGGTTGTCGCCCGGACGATGGCCCCCGTAGTAGGCGGCGGTCGGCGCCGAGAAGGGCACGAACACGAAACCGAACTCCTCGTCCGCGCTGAGGCAGCACCATGCGCCGAGGTCGCCGGATTCCTTCCATGAATCGTTGCCCCAGGTGTCGACGCCGAACTCGCCCTCCCGCGGCACGACGTTGAAGGTCCAGAGCAGCTCGCCGCTGCGCACGTCGTATCCGCGCAGGTTCTCGGGCGCGCTCCCCTTCCAGCGCATCCCCGAGTCGCCCGCCCCGTCCACCACGCCCGCGACCACGATGACGTCGTTCACAACGATGGGACCGGAACTCCAGCTGAACCGCTCGGCCGAGGCCGGAACCAGGTCGACCCTCCCGCCATCGCCGAAATCGTGACGGGCGTGGCCGGTTGCCGGGTCGAGGGCGTAGAGAAAGCCGCCGCGCACGTGGATCAGGCGCCGGTCGGAGCCGTCGGTCCAGTAATCCATCCCCCGTGAGGACCGGCCCCGGGCCTCCTCGATCGTCCGCGGAAACGGCTGCTGGATCCACAGGGTCTCGCCGGTCGCCGGATCGAAGGCCTCCGCCAGACCGACACCGTTGGGAGCATAAAGCACGCCGTCGATGAAGATCGGCGTCGCCCGGAGGTAGCCCGACACCCCTAGGTCCGGGAAAGAGGCCGTCAGGGCGGGATCGACCGCGGGGCGCCGCCAGAGGATCTCCAGGTCCCCGACATTGTCACGCGTGATCTGATCGAGAGGGGCGTATCTCGTGAAGGCCTTATCGGCGCCGAAGTAGGCCCAGTCGGCGGGATCGGCGTC
This genomic stretch from Gammaproteobacteria bacterium harbors:
- a CDS encoding solute:sodium symporter family transporter — its product is MALDRIDLAAFLIFLGIVVSVSLYAGRREDTTADYFLAGRNLPWWLIGISLIASNISSEHFIGMSGEGFQTGLAIAAFEWIAAIALVFVALVLLPRFLQAGIYTLPEYLEFRFGPTPRVIMAAYLMTVYVIVGLAGILYAGSLALTSIFGLDLTAGVWAIGLLAGGYTIYGGLKAVVWSDMLQGIALLGGGAVLFFLAMDAVGGFGAFLSANEDRLHLMLPADHPTLPWTIYIMGIWVPNIAYWGLNQFISQRALAARSLAEGQKGVIFAAFLKLLIPFLIVLPGIAAYQLYADRIAIGDQAYPTLMTDLLPTGLRGVMFAALFGAVMSSLDSMLNSASTIFTLDIYSRHVVTEELEPRRAIRIGRIATGVFVVIGCLLAPQLASVGGIYEYMQRVWNFIWPGILAVFLMGMILPRAPSRAATVALLIGPVAYGLLTVVLDVFFDSQAYLNAAAGAFVLSSLAMIVGSRVRPLRAARSLPQSNAVDLAPAPSARWAGAVVVILTVGLYVVFW
- a CDS encoding (4Fe-4S)-binding protein, whose amino-acid sequence is MKSKILHYSGEKAAVSYDVRRCIHAAECVHGLPDVFDPGRKPWIDPDCAEAEQLLQVIMRCPTGALHLERSDGEHTEPTPERNTAIIERNGPVYLRGDLEIVTGEGEVLLRDTRIALCRCGASENKPFCDGSHVRVGFAGD
- a CDS encoding 4Fe-4S dicluster domain-containing protein, which codes for MPLAHDRPIRFGVKETCDICRACTNSCPAKAIDDGEPSTVVHNRSNIQGIRKWTTDAEKCFRFWANQNTDCSICVRVCPYNRDYRHLWSRVWRWLAGTPLRRLALWLDRVSGRGERLKPSSWWSAAG
- a CDS encoding PQQ-binding-like beta-propeller repeat protein, giving the protein MPTRLRSIGAGSLALVAWLGACEPRVGGGDADPADWAYFGADKAFTRYAPLDQITRDNVGDLEILWRRPAVDPALTASFPDLGVSGYLRATPIFIDGVLYAPNGVGLAEAFDPATGETLWIQQPFPRTIEEARGRSSRGMDYWTDGSDRRLIHVRGGFLYALDPATGHARHDFGDGGRVDLVPASAERFSWSSGPIVVNDVIVVAGVVDGAGDSGMRWKGSAPENLRGYDVRSGELLWTFNVVPREGEFGVDTWGNDSWKESGDLGAWCCLSADEEFGFVFVPFSAPTAAYYGGHRPGDNLFSNSLVAIDVATGERVWHFQMVHHDVWEYDTVGPPTLGEIVVDGRRIQAVMQPSKTGFLYVFDRVTGEPVWPIEERPVPQSTVPGEHTSATQPFPTKPAPFARHGLTLDDLIEFPELRERARAVADSFVLGPIFTPPSLVSEEPGGKKGTLMVPGSWGAGNWNTGAFDPETGMYYAFAHTIPRVYRLVKATDPTSEMEYWSPNRDAPYIDGLPITKPPWGRITAIDMHRGEHVWMKANGDGPRDHPALRGTDVPPLGVASRPVALVTKTLLFMGEGGQGVFGGVQANMWGRSFRAWDKATGDVVREIELDAGTTGGPMSYMHDGKQFIVVAIGGREHPPELIALGLP